A single window of Sphingobium sp. V4 DNA harbors:
- a CDS encoding thermonuclease family protein has protein sequence MLIRGFKKWPRNQQIALPILSVFAFGALFNQMQARNSEPVSIHVENPRIIDGDTLETLDKKRVRLSGIDAPDEDGKGNVPKIAAQLYLEELVKQNGGMDCTSDFQDEKLTIEPICNTRRTSWGRSNLSCRFRSNGASVSATMVRHGYAVDYRQHSGLAYARFMKDAADERRGLWGVDYEAMRNLAIERGQLPNKCK, from the coding sequence GTGCTGATCCGAGGTTTCAAAAAATGGCCGCGAAATCAGCAAATCGCGTTGCCCATTCTCTCTGTTTTCGCGTTCGGCGCGCTGTTCAATCAGATGCAGGCGAGGAATAGCGAGCCGGTTTCAATCCATGTCGAGAACCCGCGCATTATCGACGGCGATACGCTCGAAACGCTCGATAAAAAGCGGGTGCGGTTGTCGGGAATTGATGCGCCGGATGAGGACGGCAAGGGCAATGTGCCCAAGATCGCAGCGCAGCTCTATTTGGAAGAGCTGGTGAAGCAAAATGGCGGCATGGATTGCACGAGCGATTTTCAGGACGAAAAGTTGACGATCGAGCCGATATGCAACACGCGGCGGACGAGCTGGGGCCGGTCTAACCTGTCGTGCCGGTTTCGGTCGAATGGGGCATCTGTTTCGGCAACGATGGTACGCCATGGATATGCCGTTGATTACAGGCAACATTCAGGGCTGGCCTATGCCCGTTTCATGAAAGACGCTGCCGATGAGCGACGAGGCCTTTGGGGTGTCGATTACGAGGCGATGAGGAATCTGGCGATCGAGAGGGGCCAGCTGCCGAACAAGTGCAAATGA